From Osmerus mordax isolate fOsmMor3 chromosome 8, fOsmMor3.pri, whole genome shotgun sequence, a single genomic window includes:
- the LOC136947667 gene encoding potassium voltage-gated channel subfamily H member 5-like has protein sequence MHGGKRGLVAPQNTFLENIIRRSSETSFLLGNAQLLEWPVVYSNDGFCKLSGYHRAEVMQRSSTCNFMYGEHTEKKTMDKVRQAFDNYESNCFEVLLYKKNKTPIWLYMQVAPIRNESNKVVLFLCTFKDITVFKEPIEDETNKGWTKLTRLTRALTSSSTMQQLAPAKTEVSHKPSRLAEALQLGSDILPQYKQEAPKTPPHIILHYCLFKTTWDWVILILTFYTAIMVPYNVSFKTKQNNLAWLVLDSVVDVIFLVDIVLNFHTTFVGPGGEVISDPKLIRMNYMKTWFVIDLLSCLPYDIINAFENVDEGLSSLFSSLKVVRLLRLGRVARKLDHYLEYGAAVLVLLVCVFGLVAHWLACIWYSIGDYEVINEATNTIKTDSWLYQLASSIGTPYRYNISGSGQWEGGPSKDTLYISSLYFTMTSLTTIGFGNIAPTTDGEKIFSVAMMMVGSLLYATIFGNVTTIFQQMYTNTNRYHEMCNNVRDFLKLYQVPKGLSERVMDYIVSTWATSKGIDTERVLSICPKDMRADICVHLNNQVFNEHPAFRLASDGCLRSLAVEFQTTHCAPGDLIFHAGESLDTLCFVVSGSLEVIQDDEVIAILGKGDVFGDVFWKETTLARACANVRALTYCDLHVISRDALLKVLEFYTAFANSFSRNLILTCDLRKRIIFRKIADVKREEEERRRHKNEAPLSIPVDHPVRKLFQRFKQQKNDLPPGEAERDLECNRPQVEPLHQPTPNHPRQQCQPHLLHPNHIPILNGKTSNAVGDSSTFPISTVTNLQSTLAFVHKGEASQSDGQDIMTLHPNLTVVDQIKEKDYVDKPQATDQLIEDRKSQEVKSEGMNKGGGTSCAGKEGEEEIAHLKTHSFDISISKSESTGVEWNSFEWSHVERSLLGRNPCEHSAEVGSVCTLERPVALPNAGQSLLQTSLKEIKVELKEDIQSLSSRLSTLEGQVGEILRLLSGKRRLSLAQTPTPKVKIKCQDIFTVPKPVTSDTEKDDGPF, from the exons AGACACCAATATGGCTCTACATGCAGGTAGCTCCAATCCGAAATGAAAGCAACAAAGTGGTCCTGTTTCTCTGCACATTCAAAGATATTACAGTCTTCAAGGAGCCTATTGAGGATGAGACCAACAAGG GATGGACTAAGCTTACTCGACTGACACGAGCACTTACAAGCAGCAGCACTATGCAGCAGCTGGCACCAGCCAAGACAGAAGTCAGCCACAAGCCCTCCAGACTGGCTGAG GCTCTACAGCTGGGCTCAGACATTCTCCCTCAGTATAAGCAGGAGGCACCTAAGACTCCCCCTCACATCATCCTCCACTACTGCCTCTTCAAGACCACGTGGGACTgggtcatcctcatcctcaccttctACACCGCCATCATGGTGCCCTACAACGTGTCCTTCAAGACCAAGCAGAACAATTTGGCCTGGCTTGTTCTAGACAGCGTGGTAGATGTCATATTCCTTGTGGACATAGTGCTCAACTTCCATACGACCTTTGTGGGTCCAGGTGGAGAAGTCATTTCTGACCCCAAGCTGATTAGAATGAACTACATGAAGACCTGGTTTGTCATCGACTTGCTGTCCTGCTTGCCTTATGACATTATCAATGCCTTTGAAAATGTGGACGAG GGCCTTAGCAGCCTATTTAGCTCCCTGAAAGTAGTTCGACTTCTTCGTCTGGGTCGAGTGGCTCGAAAGCTGGACCACTACTTAGAATACGGGGCAGCTGTCTTGGTCCTGCTTGTGTGCGTCTTTGGCCTGGTAGCTCACTGGCTAGCCTGCATCTGGTACAGCATCGGGGACTACGAGGTCATTAACGAGGCCACCAACACCATCAAGACAGACAGCTGGCTGTACCAGCTAGCCTCAAGCATCGGCACACCCTACCGCTACAACATCAGTGGCTCCGGCCAATGGGAGGGCGGCCCCAGCAAGGACACTCTCTacatctcctccctctactTCACCATGACCAGTCTCACCACCATAGGTTTTGGTAACATCGCTCCAACCACAGACGGTGAGAAGATCTTCTCTGTGGCCATGATGATGGTGGGCT CCCTGCTGTATGCAACCATTTTTGGAAACGTGACCACCATCTTCCAACAGATGTACACAAACACCAACCGCTACCATGAGATGTGCAACAATGTGCGTGATTTTCTCAAGCTTTACCAGGTTCCAAAAGGTCTGAGTGAGAGGGTCATGGACTACATTGTTTCTACTTGGGCTACTTCCAAAGGCATTGACACAGAGAGG GTTCTCTCCATTTGTCCCAAAGACATGCGAGCTGACATCTGTGTACATCTCAACAATCAAGTTTTCAACGAGCACCCGGCTTTCAGGCTTGCGAGTGACGGCTGTCTGCGCTCCCTGGCCGTGGAGTTCCAGACCACACACTGTGCACCTGGGGACCTCATATTCCATGCGGGCGAAAGTCTGGACACCCTTTGCTTTGTAGTATCAGGATCACTGGAAGTTATTCAGGATGACGAGGTCATCGCCATTCTGG GTAAGGGAGATGTGTTTGGGGATGTGTTCTGGAAGGAAACCACACTGGCTCGTGCTTGCGCCAACGTCCGGGCACTCACCTACTGTGACCTGCATGTAATCAGTAGAGATGCCCTGCTGAAGGTCCTCGAATTCTACACGGCCTTCGCCAACTCCTTTTCTCGAAATCTGATCCTCACCTGTGATCTACGCAAACGG ATCATATTCCGAAAGATCGCTGACgtgaagagggaagaggaagagcgtAGGAGGCATAAGAATGAAGCACCTCTCTCCATTCCCGTTGACCACCCAGTCCGCAAGCTGTTTCAGAGATTCAAGCAGCAGAAAAACGATCTTCCTCCGGGTGAAGCTGAACGTGACCTGGAATGCAATCGGCCACAGGTGGAGCCCCTGCACCAGCCCACCCCAAACCATCCCCGTCAGCAGTGTCAGCCGCACCTTTTGCATCCCAATCACATACCCATCCTGAATGGTAAGACTAGCAATGCAGTTGGTGACTCAAGTACATTTCCCATTTCCACCGTCACCAATCTGCAGAGCACACTGGCATTTGTCCATAAAGGGGAAGCCAGCCAGAGTGATGGCCAAGATATCATGACACTCCACCCCAACCTCACTGTGGTGGACCAGATAAAGGAGAAGGACTATGTTGATAAACCTCAAGCAACAGATCAGCTAATAGAAGACAGAAAGAGCCAGGAGGTAAAAAGTGAGGGGATGAATAAAGGGGGTGGCACCAGTTGCGCTGGGAAAGAGGGTGAAGAGGAAATAGCCCATCTCAAGACACACTCCTTTGACATCAGTATTAGCAAGAGTGAAAGCACAGGTGTAGAGTGGAACTCTTTTGAATGGAGCCACGTTGAGAGGAGCCTGCTTGGAAGGAACCCCTGCGAGCACAGCGCAGAGGTCGGAAGTGTGTGCACGCTAGAGCGGCCTGTTGCTCTACCTAATGCAGGACAGTCACTGCTCCAGACCAGTCTGAAGGAGATCAAGGTGGAGCTGAAGGAGGACATCCAGTCGCTGAGTAGCCGTTTGTCGACTCTTGAGGGTCAGGTTGGAGAGATCCTGAGACTGCTTTCAGGGAAGAGGCGACTATCCCTGGCACAGACTCCTACACCTAAGGTTAAAATCAAATGCCAGGACATCTTTACTGTACCCAAGCCTGTCACATCAGACACAGAAAAAGATGATGGGCCATTTTGA